The region TTTGATTTGCGTTCCGGGTATATATCCACCCGCCATTTCAACCAAATCCTTTCCGTTCGAACCTGCATCCAATGTATAAAATCCAGGATTCACTACTGATCCTTCAATTTTAACACGAACCGGTTTTTCAGAATAGATTCTTTTTCGCAAATCAGGGTTTTCCTTTAAGTAATAGAATCCGGCAAATAGTATCGTTACCAATACGGAACGTCGAATCCAATCTATAGCCAAAGGAAATCCCCCTCTGGTTTATTTTCGGCAAGAAGGGGGGAAAAAAATTAACGTTCGTGCAGTAAAATGCGAACTTTTGCTTTCTTTAGTAGAATTTCTTTGTCTTTGGAAAGTGGAAGGGCTTCCGCTTCCTCGAGGAGTTCCACAGCGTGGTCATGAGACAAATCGTCTTCAGAATCCCCACCTTCGGTGAGCACTCTGATTTGGTCATTTCTCACTTCACAGAATCCCCCATCAATGGCGATTCGGAATTCTTTTCCGGCAGTATGCAATTTGATCAGCCCAAAATCGAGTTGGGAGACTAGGGTCGCATGGCCTGGTAAAATTCCAAAATAACCCACAGAACCCGGCAGAATCACAGATTCTGCCTTGCCCTGGTAAAGGATTTTGTCAGGAGAGATGACTGTTAAAGTCAGTTCTTTACTCATCCTGATTAACCTTTGAGTTGTTTCGCCGCTTCGATCGCTTCGTCAATCGATCCGACCATATAGAATGCTTGTTCTGGAAGTGTGTCATACTTACCTTCGATGATTCCTTTGAAGGAACGGATGGTATCTTCCAGTTTTACATACTTTCCAGGTCGACCAGTAAACTGTTCCGCTACGTGGAATGGTTGTGAGAGGAATTTCTCTAAACGACGAGCACGAGATACTAGAATTTTGTCATCCTCAGAAAGTTCGTCCATACCAAGGATCGCGATGATATCTTGTAGGTCTTTGTATCTTTGAAGGATTCTTTGTACTTCACGAGCCGTGTTGTAGTGCTCTTCCCCAACGATTTGTGGGTTCATGATCCGTGATGTGGAATCGAGTGGATCCACAGCAGGATAAATCCCTTTTTCAGAAATCGCACGAGATAATGTCGTTGTCGCATCTAAGTGAGCAAACGCAGTCGCAGGAGCCGGGTCAGTTAAGTCGTCAGCAGGAACGTAGATCGCTTGCACAGAAGTGATGGAACCACGAACCGTGGAAGTGATCCGCTCTTGTAATCCACCCATCTCTGTAGAAAGGGTTGGTTGGTATCCTACCGCAGAAGGCATACGACCAAGAAGGGCCGATACTTCAGAACCTGCTTGAGAGAAACGGAAGATGTTATCTACGAAAAGTAAAATGTCTGATCCGGATTCATCACGGAAGTTTTCTGCCATAGTCAAAGCAGAAAGTGCGATACGAAGACGAGCACCTGGTGGTTCGTTCATCTGACCAAAACAAAGAACCGTTTTGTCGATAACTCCCGATTCCTTCATCTCGTTCCAAAGGTCGTTTCCTTCACGAGTTCTTTCACCCACACCAGCGAACACAGAGTAACCACCATGTTGTTTTGCGATGTTGTTGATAAGCTCTTGAATTAAAACTGTTTTCCCTACCCCAGCACCACCGAATAGTCCTGTTTTTCCCCCTTTGATATAAGGAGCAAGAAGATCGATAACCTTGATCCCTGTTTCAAAGATCTCAGTTTTAGGTTTAATTTCTTCGTAAGAAGGAGCATTTCTGTGAATTGGCATCTTTTTTACGTCTTTAGGAAGGTCACCGAGTTCGTCGATTGCCTCACCAAGTACGTTAAAGATACGACCAAGAGTTTTTGTTCCTACGGGAACAGAAATCGGAACTCCTGTATCAATTACTTCTAATCCTCTTTTTAATCCGTCAGTGGATTGAAGGGAGATCGCACGAACTGTGTTGTCTCCAATGTGCTGTTGCACTTCTGCAGTAATTGTTACGTCTTTGCCGTTAACTTTAGATTGGATTTCTACGGCATTGTAGATTTCAGGCATATTCCCGGACTCAAAACTGATGTCCATTACCGAACCGATGATTTGTTTAATTTTACCTTTATTCATATATACTCCGAAAGACCTTTGTTAGGAGATGGCTTCCGCTCCCCCTACGATTTCTGAAATTTCCTGCGTAATTTTTGCCTGACGAACTCGGTTGTATCCGCGAGTCAGAAGTTTGATCATCTCACCAGCAGCATCCGTAGCCGCTTTCATCGCCACTCTTCGTGCAATGTGTTCGGAAGCTACTGACTCTAAAATGATTTTAACAAAAGTTGTTTTGATCACCATAGGGAGTAGGTTTTCCAAAATAGTTTTTGGATCCGGCTCATACAAAACCTCTGGGCCAGAAGATCCTTTGGAACTTGTATCTTCCATTGATAAAGGAAGAACTGTTGTGATCTCTGGTTTTTGAGTTGCTGCCGAGTAGTAATGAGTGGAAATAATTTCAACAGAATCTACCGATTCGTTTGCAAAACGTTCCATAAAATAAGAAGCAAGATCGTTCGCCTCTTTACTTCCTGCTTTGTCATCGATATTGGTATGTGTTGTTACCAACTCAACTTTTGCAAATTTAAAGAAGGCTATTGCTTTTTTTCCTGCTGCGTGAACTTCTACTTCCACACCTTTTGACTTCAACTCTTCGA is a window of Leptospira kanakyensis DNA encoding:
- the atpC gene encoding ATP synthase F1 subunit epsilon; amino-acid sequence: MSKELTLTVISPDKILYQGKAESVILPGSVGYFGILPGHATLVSQLDFGLIKLHTAGKEFRIAIDGGFCEVRNDQIRVLTEGGDSEDDLSHDHAVELLEEAEALPLSKDKEILLKKAKVRILLHER
- the atpD gene encoding F0F1 ATP synthase subunit beta — protein: MNKGKIKQIIGSVMDISFESGNMPEIYNAVEIQSKVNGKDVTITAEVQQHIGDNTVRAISLQSTDGLKRGLEVIDTGVPISVPVGTKTLGRIFNVLGEAIDELGDLPKDVKKMPIHRNAPSYEEIKPKTEIFETGIKVIDLLAPYIKGGKTGLFGGAGVGKTVLIQELINNIAKQHGGYSVFAGVGERTREGNDLWNEMKESGVIDKTVLCFGQMNEPPGARLRIALSALTMAENFRDESGSDILLFVDNIFRFSQAGSEVSALLGRMPSAVGYQPTLSTEMGGLQERITSTVRGSITSVQAIYVPADDLTDPAPATAFAHLDATTTLSRAISEKGIYPAVDPLDSTSRIMNPQIVGEEHYNTAREVQRILQRYKDLQDIIAILGMDELSEDDKILVSRARRLEKFLSQPFHVAEQFTGRPGKYVKLEDTIRSFKGIIEGKYDTLPEQAFYMVGSIDEAIEAAKQLKG
- the atpG gene encoding ATP synthase F1 subunit gamma → MATPREIKKRINSVKNTRKITRTMEMVSTAKAKKATNKVNAAKPYADLTRELVSSLSSLAGIIHSPYLRKPDKIRKVAILAIAANRGLCGGFNSNLLRMVKNRIEELKSKGVEVEVHAAGKKAIAFFKFAKVELVTTHTNIDDKAGSKEANDLASYFMERFANESVDSVEIISTHYYSAATQKPEITTVLPLSMEDTSSKGSSGPEVLYEPDPKTILENLLPMVIKTTFVKIILESVASEHIARRVAMKAATDAAGEMIKLLTRGYNRVRQAKITQEISEIVGGAEAIS